One window of Candidatus Nitrospira kreftii genomic DNA carries:
- a CDS encoding hypothetical protein (conserved protein of unknown function): protein MPHATKFVIRTYHRIPVRCVMYYLGGDFLGKGTVMNLCRNGFRVLGDHQVVPGMELVVRITLPDKDEPVEIQRVVVRWVRGLLFGAKVLTMSPDGDDRIGAFLSSRLRAYCTSS from the coding sequence ATGCCCCACGCCACTAAGTTCGTGATCCGGACCTACCACCGGATTCCGGTCCGCTGTGTCATGTATTACTTGGGTGGAGATTTTCTTGGAAAAGGAACGGTAATGAATCTCTGCCGAAATGGGTTCCGGGTGCTGGGGGATCATCAGGTCGTACCTGGGATGGAGCTGGTGGTTCGCATAACCCTGCCAGACAAGGATGAGCCGGTGGAAATCCAGCGGGTTGTAGTCCGGTGGGTACGGGGGCTGCTGTTTGGTGCCAAAGTCCTGACGATGAGCCCAGATGGTGATGATCGAATCGGAGCATTTCTAAGTTCTCGCCTCCGTGCCTATTGTACGTCTTCTTAA
- a CDS encoding glyceraldehyde-3-phosphate dehydrogenase A — translation MAIRVGINGFGRIGRNVFRASMGDQDLQIVAINDLTDAKTLAYLLKYDSVHGTLPANVEAKEDQILVDGKPIKVLAVKDPKELPWKALNVDVVIESTGRFTDRESAGKHLSAGAKHVIISAPAKDPDVTIVLGVNDDKFDPQSHHIVSNASCTTNCLAPVAKVLLETFGIKHGVMTTIHSYTNDQQLLDLPHKDLRRARAACMSMIPTSTGAAKALHLVIPELKGKLDGLAIRVPTPNVSLVDLTVETEKDCDIASVNAAFKKAAEGPLKGILKYSEEPLVSIDQKGDAHSATVDAPLTNVVDKRLVKVTAWYDNEWGYSCRVRDLVKVLAGKSTNH, via the coding sequence ATGGCCATTCGTGTTGGAATCAATGGATTTGGGCGCATTGGGCGCAATGTGTTCCGCGCCTCAATGGGTGATCAGGATCTTCAGATCGTTGCCATCAACGATCTCACGGACGCGAAGACACTCGCTTACTTGCTTAAGTACGACTCAGTCCATGGCACGCTGCCTGCCAACGTCGAAGCCAAAGAAGATCAGATCCTCGTCGATGGGAAGCCCATCAAGGTACTTGCGGTCAAAGACCCAAAAGAACTGCCGTGGAAAGCGCTGAACGTTGATGTGGTCATTGAATCAACCGGTCGGTTCACCGACCGTGAATCAGCCGGCAAACATTTGTCTGCCGGTGCTAAGCATGTGATCATCTCCGCACCGGCGAAAGATCCGGATGTGACCATTGTGCTCGGTGTGAACGACGACAAGTTCGATCCGCAATCGCATCACATCGTGTCCAACGCCTCTTGCACAACCAACTGCCTCGCACCCGTGGCCAAGGTCTTGTTGGAAACATTCGGAATTAAGCACGGGGTCATGACTACCATCCATTCTTACACGAATGATCAGCAGTTGTTGGACCTTCCACACAAGGACCTTCGGCGTGCTCGCGCCGCATGTATGTCCATGATTCCAACCAGCACCGGCGCGGCGAAAGCGCTTCATCTCGTGATTCCCGAGCTCAAAGGCAAACTCGACGGTCTCGCGATACGAGTGCCGACACCGAATGTGTCTCTGGTTGACCTTACCGTCGAAACCGAGAAAGATTGCGACATTGCGTCTGTGAACGCCGCTTTCAAGAAAGCGGCAGAGGGTCCTCTCAAAGGCATTCTCAAGTACTCCGAAGAGCCCCTCGTCTCAATCGACCAAAAAGGTGACGCTCATTCGGCCACTGTTGATGCTCCGTTGACGAACGTCGTGGACAAGCGACTGGTCAAGGTCACGGCCTGGTACGACAACGAATGGGGCTATTCTTGCCGAGTCCGCGACCTGGTCAAAGTCTTGGCTGGAAAATCCACGAACCACTAA
- a CDS encoding phosphoglycerate kinase has product MNLHKKTIDDVQLRGKRVIIRADFNVPLDESLQITDDTRIRSTLPTINRVVDEGAKVILCSHLGRPNGAFDPKYSLAPVAKRLGRLLGKDVIFAPDCIGPAVEKLVAKMKVGDVLLLENLRFHVGEEKNDDTFAKALASLGDVFINDAFGAAHRAHASTVGITKYIKDSAAGALLKKEIEYLEGAVANPVRPFAAVLGGAKVSGKIGVIENLGKKVDKVIIGGGMAFTFLKAKGMEIGNSLVEMDMLDFARGIEDHALSRGVKFYLPVDCVVAASREVGAETKIVPVQEIPKGWYALDIGPASVKLFNEAVQNAKTILWNGPMGVFEIDAYARGTFAMAHAIADAYALTIVGGGETALAVHRAGVSESMSFISTGGGAALELLEGKTLPGLAALPDRST; this is encoded by the coding sequence ATGAACTTGCACAAAAAAACGATCGACGATGTGCAGCTTCGTGGTAAGCGGGTCATCATCCGGGCTGATTTCAACGTCCCGCTCGATGAATCGCTGCAGATTACCGATGACACCCGTATCCGCTCTACTCTGCCCACCATCAATCGTGTCGTGGATGAGGGCGCCAAAGTCATCCTTTGCTCGCATCTTGGCCGCCCCAATGGGGCGTTCGACCCCAAATACAGCTTAGCCCCTGTCGCCAAACGTCTGGGACGACTACTCGGGAAAGACGTCATCTTCGCCCCGGACTGTATAGGCCCAGCCGTCGAGAAGCTAGTTGCCAAGATGAAAGTCGGAGACGTACTCCTGCTGGAAAATCTTCGTTTTCACGTCGGCGAGGAAAAAAACGATGACACCTTCGCCAAGGCCTTGGCCTCACTGGGTGATGTCTTCATTAATGACGCATTCGGAGCGGCCCATCGAGCCCATGCTTCTACTGTCGGGATCACCAAGTACATCAAGGATTCGGCAGCCGGGGCCCTGCTGAAAAAAGAAATCGAATATCTTGAGGGTGCTGTGGCCAATCCCGTGCGCCCGTTTGCCGCCGTCCTGGGAGGCGCGAAGGTGTCCGGAAAGATCGGCGTCATTGAAAACTTGGGCAAGAAGGTCGACAAGGTCATTATCGGCGGCGGCATGGCGTTTACCTTCCTGAAGGCAAAAGGCATGGAGATCGGGAACTCACTCGTTGAAATGGACATGCTGGATTTTGCCCGAGGAATCGAAGACCATGCTCTCTCACGCGGAGTCAAATTTTACCTGCCCGTCGATTGTGTCGTAGCGGCCAGCCGAGAGGTAGGCGCAGAAACAAAGATTGTTCCCGTCCAAGAGATTCCCAAAGGTTGGTACGCGTTGGATATCGGTCCAGCCTCCGTCAAGCTGTTCAATGAAGCGGTCCAAAATGCCAAAACCATCCTGTGGAACGGACCGATGGGCGTATTTGAAATCGATGCTTATGCCAGAGGCACCTTTGCGATGGCCCATGCAATAGCCGATGCCTATGCCCTCACGATCGTCGGCGGCGGCGAGACGGCTCTGGCCGTTCATCGTGCCGGCGTATCGGAAAGCATGTCGTTCATTTCGACCGGAGGTGGTGCCGCTCTGGAATTACTCGAAGGGAAAACACTTCCCGGCCTTGCGGCCCTACCTGACCGCTCAACGTGA
- a CDS encoding Endonuclease MutS2, protein MSKTVSEQAAQAVEWPRLLEFLSHYAQSGIGVARCRSLPLSGELASASLRQQETTEMVGLLGGSDPVPALSFPDIREQLVRSKKGGVLEAGELRDCALVLTVMAEVERYAESHSDKIHALMRLLEPLQIIKSLKGVLRAIESAIQSDGSMKDTASPELRRLTHHAQDLKHEMRQKLELILHSKRYEEVLQESYFAQREGRYVVPIKTDMRGRIPGIVHDVSASGATIFLEPRELVELNNSIKVADLEVEREVQRILRELTGLVAYRAEEISQGIEVLAECDVVRAKAEMSRRLKCSPVVLNEKGRVLLKQARHPLLLIAKDHVLANDIYMDETVRVLVISGPNTGGKTVTLKIVGLFALMIRAGLHLPCAQESEMAIFPNLYADIGDAQDLSRDLSSFSAHMTQMIHLLSEGATGPAPSDTFAQRSLVLLDEPVTSTDPHEGAALAEALLCRLAELNMKVVATTHYGALKELAQTTPGFANASVEFDIEHLAPTYRLFMGIPGGSSALEIAGRLGMDHSILNDARKRLRREDQRLDELMADLQRKKRQLMEDGDKARQARQEAEQAARDAQTIRAQLEEAQQEARRGLKKKLGEQFQRARAEVQATVDLLKRDQKLIKAKETKERLQELESKAKQDLVPLTPPIPLEQLSIGDTVEISGLGLTGNLLEAPQGKKRVRVKVGEGEILATVSNLVGIACEPSVMPVQPAPSASSPRRVSTSTGLGLDEQTVVDVRGHAADEAIDQAVMALDRATLSGAPYLRIIHGHGTGRLKSVLRDYLKDSPYVAEFRPGDRAEGGDGLTVVKLR, encoded by the coding sequence ATGAGCAAGACAGTATCTGAACAAGCGGCGCAGGCTGTGGAATGGCCTCGTCTGTTGGAGTTCCTCTCCCACTATGCCCAGTCGGGGATAGGAGTCGCTCGATGCCGATCCCTTCCTCTATCGGGTGAACTGGCGAGTGCATCTCTCCGACAACAGGAGACGACTGAAATGGTGGGTTTGCTGGGAGGGAGCGATCCAGTGCCCGCGCTGTCCTTTCCCGATATTCGTGAACAACTCGTTCGGTCGAAAAAGGGAGGGGTGCTAGAGGCGGGGGAGTTACGAGACTGCGCACTCGTACTGACCGTAATGGCGGAAGTAGAGCGATATGCGGAGTCTCATTCAGACAAGATTCACGCCCTCATGCGACTCTTGGAACCCCTTCAGATCATCAAGAGTCTCAAAGGAGTCCTTAGGGCCATCGAGAGCGCGATTCAATCAGACGGCTCCATGAAAGACACGGCTTCGCCGGAGTTACGGCGCCTAACTCATCACGCACAAGACTTGAAGCATGAGATGCGGCAGAAGCTCGAGCTAATCTTGCATTCCAAGCGGTATGAGGAGGTGCTTCAAGAATCGTATTTCGCACAGCGAGAAGGCCGATATGTGGTGCCGATCAAAACGGACATGCGAGGGAGAATTCCGGGGATTGTCCACGATGTGTCGGCTAGCGGAGCAACTATCTTTCTCGAGCCGCGTGAATTGGTTGAACTGAACAATTCCATCAAAGTGGCGGATCTGGAAGTCGAACGGGAGGTGCAGCGCATCTTACGGGAGCTCACCGGTTTAGTGGCATACAGAGCTGAGGAAATCAGCCAAGGGATCGAGGTGTTGGCCGAATGTGATGTCGTTAGAGCTAAGGCGGAAATGAGCCGGAGATTGAAATGCAGCCCTGTCGTCTTGAATGAGAAGGGACGTGTCCTGCTCAAACAGGCACGGCATCCACTGTTGCTCATCGCGAAAGATCATGTTCTGGCGAATGACATTTACATGGATGAAACAGTCCGTGTCCTCGTGATCTCCGGGCCGAATACGGGAGGGAAAACGGTCACGCTCAAGATCGTCGGTCTATTTGCGCTTATGATCCGGGCCGGACTGCATCTTCCCTGTGCTCAGGAATCCGAGATGGCGATTTTTCCAAACCTCTATGCCGATATTGGCGATGCCCAGGACTTGAGCCGTGACCTATCCAGTTTTTCCGCGCATATGACACAGATGATCCATCTTTTATCCGAGGGCGCTACCGGCCCGGCTCCGAGTGATACCTTCGCTCAACGTTCGCTCGTGCTCCTCGATGAACCGGTGACCTCAACTGACCCACATGAAGGAGCGGCGCTGGCCGAGGCGCTTTTGTGTCGGTTGGCCGAGCTGAACATGAAGGTAGTGGCGACTACGCATTATGGTGCGCTCAAAGAATTGGCACAGACGACCCCTGGCTTTGCGAATGCCAGCGTGGAATTTGACATCGAGCATCTCGCGCCAACCTATCGATTGTTCATGGGAATCCCCGGTGGTTCGTCGGCATTGGAGATTGCCGGCCGTCTCGGGATGGATCACAGCATTTTGAACGATGCGAGGAAGCGGTTGCGTCGTGAGGATCAACGGCTTGATGAGTTAATGGCCGACTTACAGCGAAAGAAACGCCAGCTTATGGAGGATGGCGACAAGGCGCGACAGGCCAGGCAAGAAGCCGAGCAAGCAGCTCGCGACGCACAGACGATTCGCGCACAGCTTGAAGAGGCCCAACAGGAAGCTCGACGAGGCCTCAAAAAGAAACTCGGTGAGCAATTCCAACGTGCACGGGCGGAGGTGCAGGCGACGGTGGATTTGCTGAAACGAGACCAGAAGCTCATTAAGGCCAAGGAGACGAAGGAGCGGCTGCAGGAGTTGGAGTCCAAAGCCAAACAGGATCTTGTGCCACTCACTCCGCCAATTCCCCTTGAGCAGCTCAGTATCGGTGACACTGTGGAAATTAGTGGATTAGGCCTGACGGGGAATTTGTTGGAAGCACCACAAGGGAAAAAACGTGTCCGCGTCAAGGTCGGAGAGGGTGAAATCCTAGCCACCGTCTCGAATCTTGTCGGCATTGCTTGCGAACCAAGTGTCATGCCCGTGCAACCAGCGCCCTCGGCTTCAAGTCCGCGGCGAGTCTCAACGAGTACTGGGCTGGGGCTGGATGAACAGACCGTCGTGGACGTGCGAGGCCACGCCGCAGACGAAGCAATCGATCAGGCTGTCATGGCGTTGGATCGGGCGACTCTCAGCGGCGCACCGTATCTCCGCATCATCCACGGCCATGGAACAGGCCGACTCAAATCCGTCTTGCGTGACTATCTCAAAGATTCACCCTATGTGGCAGAGTTTCGCCCTGGCGATCGAGCCGAGGGTGGGGACGGCCTGACAGTAGTGAAATTACGATGA
- a CDS encoding Branched-chain-amino-acid aminotransferase — MLEPVEKIWMDGKFVPWGEANVHILTHSLHYGLAAFEGLRCYKGKSGSAIFRLQEHVDRLYDSAHIGMMVMPYDRKQITDAIVETVRINRLDACYIRPLVYIGYGAMGVHPGENPIRVAIAAWKWGAYLGDDALANGMRACISSFTRHHVNVSMTRGKISGYYVNSIMAKQQAKADGYDEAILLDPEGYVAEGTGENVFIIRRGVLKTTPLTSVLEGITRSSVMQLAQERAITVVEERFTRDEMYIADEVFVTGTAAELTPVREIDNRRIGNGTPGPITRTLQNAFFSIVRGEDRTHESWLTQV; from the coding sequence ATGCTTGAACCGGTCGAGAAAATCTGGATGGATGGGAAGTTTGTGCCCTGGGGGGAGGCTAACGTCCATATTCTTACCCACTCCCTTCATTATGGCCTGGCTGCGTTTGAAGGTCTCCGGTGTTACAAGGGAAAATCAGGATCCGCCATCTTTCGGCTTCAGGAGCATGTCGATCGACTGTACGATTCGGCGCACATCGGGATGATGGTCATGCCGTATGACAGGAAACAGATCACCGATGCCATTGTGGAAACAGTTCGCATCAATCGCCTCGACGCCTGTTATATTCGCCCATTGGTCTACATCGGATACGGCGCGATGGGTGTGCATCCAGGAGAGAATCCCATTCGGGTTGCCATTGCCGCGTGGAAGTGGGGAGCATATTTAGGAGACGATGCGCTAGCCAATGGGATGCGCGCTTGTATCTCCTCTTTCACGCGACACCATGTGAACGTGTCCATGACCAGAGGGAAAATATCCGGCTATTATGTGAATTCGATTATGGCGAAGCAACAAGCCAAGGCTGATGGATACGACGAAGCGATTCTGCTTGATCCGGAGGGTTATGTTGCCGAAGGAACGGGTGAGAACGTGTTTATTATTCGCCGAGGTGTTCTCAAGACGACGCCGTTGACCTCGGTACTTGAAGGGATTACGAGAAGCTCTGTCATGCAACTGGCTCAAGAACGAGCCATCACCGTCGTCGAGGAGCGATTCACGCGGGATGAAATGTATATTGCCGATGAGGTATTCGTGACGGGAACGGCTGCGGAGCTGACCCCGGTCCGAGAAATCGACAATCGCCGAATCGGAAACGGTACCCCCGGACCGATCACGCGCACCCTTCAAAATGCCTTCTTTTCGATCGTGCGTGGGGAAGATCGTACGCACGAGTCTTGGTTGACTCAGGTCTAA
- a CDS encoding putative Monoheme cytochrome c gives MRGKRLVMTVCCIVAVVSWSTVGLTAPEADPLKPRVPDAERGEARKMKSPITVTPEVVAKGKELYEGKGTCANCHGQNGDGNGPGGMLLTPGPRNFTNCKFHKKRNDGELLWVVKNGSPGTGMPGLVKGGVLTEEEAWTIIAYERTFCKDSE, from the coding sequence ATGAGAGGTAAGCGTTTGGTCATGACAGTGTGTTGCATAGTTGCCGTTGTCTCATGGAGTACGGTGGGATTGACCGCGCCTGAAGCCGATCCATTGAAACCGCGTGTCCCTGATGCCGAGCGTGGCGAGGCGCGCAAAATGAAGAGCCCGATCACTGTCACACCTGAGGTCGTCGCGAAAGGCAAAGAACTCTATGAGGGCAAGGGCACCTGCGCAAACTGCCACGGCCAGAACGGCGATGGCAACGGCCCAGGCGGAATGCTACTGACGCCGGGGCCCCGCAATTTCACTAACTGCAAGTTCCACAAAAAACGAAATGACGGTGAGCTGCTCTGGGTCGTCAAGAACGGCAGCCCTGGCACCGGTATGCCGGGTCTTGTCAAGGGCGGCGTGCTCACAGAAGAAGAGGCCTGGACGATCATCGCGTACGAACGGACGTTCTGTAAAGATAGCGAATAA
- a CDS encoding Transcriptional regulatory protein ZraR: MNPHTFLLLSKDPDLKQLLHIASPHAKIIEASTISEGLSLWSAVLPTLVIGEGNPPTLVPLLEYTRQIPGAPPVLVIGTPHSVKDAVEIMRAGAADYLTKPILLNDLQAAIARVLSHPSLPPPSSSLDPFASIISASPQMNLIKQLAKEVASTDATVLITGESGTGKELFAEAIHRYSQRATGPLVALNCAGIPENLVESELFGYESGAFTDAKRTKPGRFQLAEGGTLFLDEIGEMNSTVQAKLLRVLEHHTIDPLGDTRSHKINIRIIAATNEDLLAQIKVGRFRLDLYYRLNVYQLRIPPLRERLDDIEPILLIFLERVRNQRGCRIKTIAPSALAVLRNHAWPGNVRELHNVVEWITITCKEDAIQPHHLPTSVKTPFSSNHLSPEANPSLLAFGLSFQEMEKKMLEEALQKASGNISEASRLLKMTRNTLRYRMAKHHIQ, encoded by the coding sequence ATGAACCCTCATACTTTCCTCCTGCTCTCGAAAGATCCGGACCTTAAGCAGCTCCTTCACATCGCATCTCCTCATGCCAAGATTATCGAGGCGTCCACTATATCGGAGGGACTCAGTCTCTGGTCAGCAGTCTTACCCACCCTGGTGATTGGTGAGGGGAATCCTCCTACCCTGGTACCTCTTCTGGAATACACTCGTCAGATCCCTGGAGCCCCGCCCGTATTGGTCATTGGAACCCCCCACTCTGTCAAGGATGCAGTCGAAATCATGCGTGCCGGCGCGGCAGATTACCTAACCAAGCCCATTCTTCTGAATGATCTACAGGCCGCTATTGCACGGGTACTCAGTCACCCATCGCTTCCCCCCCCATCTTCCTCTCTAGATCCATTTGCCTCAATCATCAGTGCCTCACCGCAGATGAACCTGATCAAACAACTAGCCAAAGAAGTGGCATCCACCGATGCCACCGTCCTGATTACCGGGGAAAGTGGAACGGGCAAAGAACTGTTCGCCGAGGCCATTCATCGTTATAGCCAACGAGCCACCGGCCCCCTCGTTGCGCTGAATTGCGCCGGCATCCCAGAAAATCTCGTAGAGTCAGAATTATTCGGCTATGAGTCGGGGGCCTTTACTGATGCCAAGCGGACCAAGCCTGGCCGATTCCAGCTGGCTGAAGGAGGCACGCTGTTTCTCGACGAAATCGGCGAAATGAACTCGACTGTTCAGGCCAAACTTCTGCGCGTGCTGGAACACCACACCATCGACCCCTTGGGTGATACTCGCAGCCATAAAATAAACATCCGTATCATCGCCGCCACAAACGAGGACCTGTTGGCTCAGATCAAGGTCGGCCGGTTTCGCCTTGACCTCTACTATCGGCTGAATGTGTATCAATTGCGTATTCCGCCGTTGCGTGAGCGGCTGGACGACATTGAACCAATCCTGTTGATTTTTTTGGAGCGTGTGAGAAATCAACGAGGATGCCGCATCAAGACCATCGCGCCATCAGCCCTTGCCGTTCTTCGGAATCACGCGTGGCCCGGTAACGTCCGGGAACTGCACAATGTTGTCGAGTGGATCACCATCACGTGCAAAGAAGACGCGATCCAGCCACATCATTTGCCGACCTCCGTCAAAACTCCTTTTTCGAGCAATCATCTGAGCCCTGAAGCCAATCCATCCTTATTGGCCTTTGGGCTGTCCTTCCAGGAAATGGAAAAAAAGATGCTTGAAGAAGCATTGCAAAAAGCGTCGGGCAACATATCGGAAGCCAGCCGACTCCTCAAAATGACCCGCAACACCCTGCGTTACCGCATGGCAAAACACCACATTCAGTAG
- a CDS encoding 50S ribosomal protein L21, with translation MYAIVETGGKQYRVEAGATIQVASLPGDVGAQIELNQVRLVQGEAGVVIGQPLIGGAKVTAEIVRHGRTRSITVFKKKRRKNYRRTRGHRQGFTKLLITNIASA, from the coding sequence ATGTACGCAATCGTTGAAACGGGTGGGAAGCAATATCGGGTCGAGGCTGGTGCTACGATTCAGGTTGCAAGCCTGCCGGGAGACGTGGGAGCTCAGATTGAGCTCAACCAAGTCCGTCTCGTGCAGGGCGAAGCCGGTGTCGTGATTGGACAACCGCTCATTGGTGGCGCGAAGGTTACGGCTGAAATTGTACGACACGGGCGGACTCGCTCGATCACCGTGTTCAAGAAGAAACGCCGCAAGAATTACCGCCGTACCCGCGGACACCGACAAGGATTCACTAAGCTGCTCATTACCAATATTGCGTCTGCTTAA
- a CDS encoding Triosephosphate isomerase, whose amino-acid sequence MRTVLIVGNWKMNKTASDAVPFIRELSERLRGLPSHIELVVAPPFTALQAVRTALDSSSRLQLGAQDMFWEDQGAYTGEVSAPMLVDLGCRYVILGHSERRTLFGEQNDGIQKKIRTALKHRLHPILCIGESLKQRASGTTDEVLSQQLRESLSGFTAEALDGITVAYEPVWAIGTGTSATAEQAVAAHQTIRQVLATTISPAIADSTRILYGGSVTPHNIESLLASNQVDGALIGGACLQVDSFATIASAASAARSIGA is encoded by the coding sequence GTGCGCACAGTTCTGATCGTCGGCAATTGGAAAATGAACAAGACCGCATCCGACGCGGTGCCGTTCATCCGTGAGTTGAGCGAACGCCTTCGTGGCCTCCCGTCACACATCGAGCTTGTCGTGGCTCCCCCATTCACTGCCCTGCAAGCTGTCCGTACGGCACTAGACTCTTCCTCTCGTCTACAGCTCGGAGCACAAGATATGTTCTGGGAGGATCAGGGTGCCTACACGGGAGAAGTCTCGGCACCGATGCTCGTAGACCTCGGGTGTCGATACGTTATTCTTGGTCATTCAGAACGACGAACGCTCTTTGGCGAACAAAACGACGGTATCCAAAAGAAAATTCGGACGGCCCTTAAACACAGGCTCCATCCGATCCTCTGCATAGGCGAATCACTGAAGCAGCGAGCGAGCGGAACAACGGACGAGGTGCTCTCCCAACAATTGCGCGAGAGCCTGTCCGGCTTCACCGCCGAGGCATTGGACGGAATCACCGTCGCCTATGAGCCGGTATGGGCGATCGGCACCGGGACATCTGCAACCGCAGAGCAAGCCGTGGCCGCCCACCAAACGATTCGGCAGGTCCTTGCCACCACAATCTCTCCGGCCATCGCCGATTCCACCAGAATTCTGTATGGCGGAAGCGTCACGCCTCACAACATCGAATCCCTGCTCGCCTCGAACCAGGTGGACGGCGCACTGATCGGAGGCGCTTGTCTCCAGGTCGATTCCTTTGCTACAATCGCGAGCGCTGCTTCAGCTGCTCGATCAATCGGAGCCTAA
- a CDS encoding 50S ribosomal protein L27, translated as MATNKGGGSSRNGRDSNPQYLGVKAYGGQTVTAGSIIVRQRGTKFFPGFNVDLGRDHTLFATMSGVVKFEGGRSRRKVSVYPIPAKS; from the coding sequence ATGGCAACAAACAAAGGTGGCGGATCATCACGCAATGGACGCGATAGTAACCCACAGTATCTAGGCGTGAAAGCCTATGGCGGACAGACAGTAACGGCCGGCAGTATTATTGTCCGTCAGCGCGGCACCAAATTTTTCCCCGGATTCAATGTGGACCTCGGACGGGATCATACGCTGTTTGCCACAATGAGCGGCGTGGTCAAATTCGAAGGCGGACGAAGCAGACGAAAAGTCAGCGTATATCCCATCCCAGCCAAATCCTGA
- a CDS encoding GTPase involved in cell partioning and DNA repair, producing MFVDEVHITVRAGCGGNGICSFRREMFVPRGGPDGGDGGHGGDIIMTASHRLTTLLDLRYQNQYEAQDGRAGGGSNCTGRSGEDMTIIVPVGTIVSDDQTTEILADFIEDGQTAVIAHGGRGGKGNSNFATSVNRVPTKCTPGTPGEERTLRLELKLLADVGLVGFPNAGKSTLIAAISAARPKIADYPFTTLIPNLGVVRWGSDRSFVVADIPGLIEGAHDGRGLGVQFLRHIQRTAFLLHLIDVSEWASENPVAGFETLRRELKAYDPTLNHRPFAVVATKIDVVGTSEQLAELQAYCQREGYPCLAISAAANKGLNDLITYIGKQVDMLRRMPCETSS from the coding sequence ATGTTCGTCGATGAAGTTCACATCACCGTCCGAGCCGGATGCGGCGGAAACGGCATCTGCAGTTTCCGGAGAGAAATGTTTGTCCCACGTGGAGGTCCGGACGGCGGCGACGGCGGTCACGGTGGCGACATCATCATGACCGCATCTCATCGACTCACCACCTTGCTTGATCTCCGCTACCAAAACCAGTACGAGGCCCAGGATGGACGAGCCGGAGGGGGTTCCAATTGCACAGGCCGGTCCGGGGAAGACATGACCATTATCGTCCCTGTCGGCACCATCGTCTCTGACGACCAGACCACTGAAATACTTGCCGATTTTATCGAGGATGGTCAAACCGCTGTTATCGCGCATGGGGGCCGTGGCGGAAAGGGAAACAGTAATTTCGCCACGTCCGTCAATCGAGTACCGACCAAGTGCACCCCCGGCACTCCGGGTGAAGAACGTACCTTGCGGCTCGAACTCAAGCTACTTGCCGATGTCGGGCTCGTCGGATTTCCGAACGCGGGCAAGTCGACACTTATTGCCGCGATTTCAGCGGCACGACCCAAAATTGCGGATTACCCCTTCACCACACTCATTCCCAATCTTGGTGTCGTTCGCTGGGGATCCGATCGCAGCTTCGTCGTGGCCGATATCCCAGGTTTGATCGAAGGAGCCCATGACGGCAGGGGGCTCGGTGTTCAGTTCCTCCGCCACATTCAACGTACCGCATTCTTGCTACATTTGATTGATGTGTCTGAGTGGGCTAGCGAAAATCCCGTCGCCGGCTTTGAGACGCTGCGTCGTGAACTGAAAGCCTACGACCCAACGCTTAACCATCGCCCGTTTGCTGTCGTGGCAACGAAGATCGATGTGGTCGGTACAAGCGAACAGCTTGCTGAACTGCAGGCGTATTGCCAGCGCGAAGGCTATCCATGTTTGGCAATTTCGGCTGCCGCCAACAAAGGCCTGAATGACCTTATCACCTATATCGGGAAGCAAGTTGATATGCTACGAAGGATGCCATGCGAGACGAGCTCCTAG
- a CDS encoding Preprotein translocase, membrane subunit SecG produces MMYTLIVVIHVFVCFLMIGAILLQSGKGAEIGASFGGSSQTVFGSRGPANFLSKLTVVVAAIFMVTSFSLAILAKQRNFSSTVIDMQPKSEPAAPAAAPPAQPSENPHPAGEPSEASH; encoded by the coding sequence ATGATGTATACGCTGATCGTCGTCATTCATGTGTTTGTCTGTTTTCTGATGATCGGGGCAATTCTTCTCCAATCGGGGAAAGGAGCAGAAATTGGTGCCTCTTTCGGCGGATCCAGTCAGACGGTGTTCGGTAGCCGTGGCCCGGCCAACTTTTTGAGTAAGCTGACAGTGGTCGTCGCGGCGATCTTCATGGTGACCTCATTCAGCCTGGCGATTTTAGCGAAACAACGAAACTTCTCCTCGACTGTCATCGACATGCAGCCCAAGAGCGAACCCGCAGCTCCAGCGGCTGCCCCCCCTGCTCAGCCCTCGGAGAACCCACACCCTGCAGGAGAGCCTTCCGAGGCTAGCCACTGA